A window of Motilibacter rhizosphaerae genomic DNA:
CCGGCTCGACGAGCGTGCAGGCCGAGAGCACGCTGCAGATCGGCGGCTCGGGCGGCACGACCGCGAGCGTGCAGACCACGTCGCAGCTGCGCGATGGCGCCCTGGTGCCGATGACGGTCACCCTCGACGCGGGCAGCCTCCAGCTGCAGGCGCCGGTGCTGCCGGCCACCCGCTACTACGCCTCGCTGACGCCCGGCGCGGTGCCGAGCCCGAGCGTCACCCCGAACCCCACGGCCGCGGCCTCGAACTCGCCGGCCTCGAGCCTCGAGCCGACTCCCGGCTCCACACCCGGTGCGGCGGGCAACGGCGCGGGCAACGGCAACGGCAACGAGAACGGCAACCCGAGCCTGCAGCCCACGCCCTCGGCGAGCTGAGCTCCCGCCCTCCTGCGAACGGGGTGCCCCAGTAGCGGTCGGACCGCTGCTGGGCACCCCGTTCGCACGTGCGGGCCCCGCGCAGCAGCGAACAGGGGCACCCAGTGGTCCTCGGGGCGGCACTGGGGCGCCCTGTTCGGAACCCGGCGAGCACTGGGGCGCCCTGTTCGGAACCCGGGAGAGGAACCCGGACCAGGACACGGGCGGCCCGCCGGGGCGCGCCCGGCCTACGGCTCGAACTTGTAGCCCAGCCCGCGCACCGTCACCAGGTGCCGCGGGGCGGCGGGGTCGGGCTCGATCTTCGAGCGCAGCCGCTTGACGTGGACGTCCAGCGTCTTGGTGTCCCCGACGTAGTCCGAGCCCCAGACGCGGTCGATGAGCTGCATCCGCGTGAGCACCCGGCCGGCGTTGCGGAGGAGCATCTCGAGCAGCTCGAACTCCTTGAGCGGCAGCGGCACGACCCGGCCCTCGACCGTCACCACGTGGCGCTCGACGTCCATGCGCACCGGCCCCGCCTCGAGGGCGGCCGTGACGGTCTCCTCGGGCTCGCCGCCGCGGCGCAGCACGGCGCGGATGCGCGCGACGAGCTCGCGCGAGGAGAACGGCTTGGTCACGTAGTCGTCGGCGCCGAGCTCGAGGCCGACGACCTTGTCGATCTCGCCGTCCTTGGCGGTCAGCATGATGACGGGGACGCCGCTGCGCTGGCGCAGCGCGCGGCACACCTCGGTGCCGGGGATGCCGGGCAGCATGAGGTCGAGCAGCACGAGGTCGGCGCCGGAGCGGTCGAACTCCTCGAGCGCCAGCGGCCCGGTCGGGGCGACGGCGACCTCGTAGCCCTCCTTGCGGAGCATGAACGAGAGCGCGTCGCTGAACGACTCCTCGTCTTCGACGACAAGGACGCGGGTCACGGGGCCTCCTGCGGAGTGGGGGTGCCCGCCTCGGCGGACGGGGCGTGCGTGGACTGGTCCGCGCCGGTGGGGCCAGGGCTGGGGGGTACGCGGTCG
This region includes:
- a CDS encoding response regulator transcription factor; the protein is MTRVLVVEDEESFSDALSFMLRKEGYEVAVAPTGPLALEEFDRSGADLVLLDLMLPGIPGTEVCRALRQRSGVPVIMLTAKDGEIDKVVGLELGADDYVTKPFSSRELVARIRAVLRRGGEPEETVTAALEAGPVRMDVERHVVTVEGRVVPLPLKEFELLEMLLRNAGRVLTRMQLIDRVWGSDYVGDTKTLDVHVKRLRSKIEPDPAAPRHLVTVRGLGYKFEP